In Trichomycterus rosablanca isolate fTriRos1 chromosome 4, fTriRos1.hap1, whole genome shotgun sequence, one DNA window encodes the following:
- the si:dkey-28a3.2 gene encoding spindlin interactor and repressor of chromatin-binding protein: MYLMDYDSINQLLVCMVCGEQQYTFSADAVRAHIQETHPSTLCLEDMERQSIQHAWDQQVAMRERFFTNQLWQNNDAPNDQSLKHTAEIEVILEADDKSK; encoded by the exons ATGTACCTCATGGATTACGATTCCATAAACCAGCTGCTCGTGTGCATGGTGTGTGGGGAGCAGCAGTACACCTTCAGTGCAGATGCAGTGAGGGCTCATATACAGGAAACCCATCCCAGCACTCTGTGTCTTGAAGACATGGAGCGGCAAAGCATCCAACATGCCTGGGACCAACAAGTGGCTATGAGAGAACGCTTCTTCACCAACCAGCTTTGGCAGAACAATGATGCCCCTAATG ATCAGAGCTTGAAGCATACAGCTGAGATCGAAGTGATTCTGGAAGCAGATGACAAAAGCAAATAA